Proteins encoded together in one Carya illinoinensis cultivar Pawnee chromosome 3, C.illinoinensisPawnee_v1, whole genome shotgun sequence window:
- the LOC122304070 gene encoding uncharacterized protein LOC122304070, giving the protein MDFDVRVVKKEADDEYDIRLERRLKRRCIANKKFSSNYVKKTRNMSIKIEDTPLDVDVPDEDHAEFLKYLSGNNCDGDNEADVLARCLYDGHSDIRTDRDDDQYVDLPDNLCLIDDDVPMDVDENDEDYAVFLNCLVRNIDDNNDGDVSGRCSDDDNENVKNVEEDDQDGDPEHDMCMDDDHDDLDPEYKIFLENLREDGQSYVLEVVTNNGMSMVVKYEGEKGLSDGLVLDPQGTSNSWQRDETETANGHISNMRESNMTDEDYQEFLSCLRNDGENIVYTLESGIPLKYEEDAECSDDLEIVGTDKDPFSNGYFTPFVASKLDSIIDLDAKTSNGSLGSYGDSQFRKRLMEILRSPYNANEYEYLLHEVSRRRQTERNRELRNGTKSYTLDSVAKSYLDQHHDFAREIISVEHDRRRVLNLLRGFFFWLQNLVQKGAFQPWKDSSCLNILPEM; this is encoded by the exons ATGGATTTTGATGTGAGAGTTGTAAAGAAAGAGGCTGATGATGAGTATGATATTAGATTGGAAAGACGGTTGAAAAGAAGGTGCATTGCCAATAAAAAGTTCTCTAGCAATTATGTGAAGAAAACTAGAAACATGAGTATTAAAATTGAAGATACACCCTTGGACGTGGATGTGCCTGATGAGGACCATGCagaatttttgaaatatttgtctGGGAATAATTGTGACGGGGACAATGAGGCAGATGTTTTAGCTAGGTGTTTGTATGATGGTCACAGCGATATCAGAACGGACAGAGATGATGACCAATATGTAGATCTGCCAGACAATTTGTGCTTGATTGATGATGATGTACCCATGGATGTGGATGAGAATGACGAGGACTATGCAGTATTTTTAAATTGTCTTGTTCGGAATATTGATGATAATAATGATGGAGATGTAAGTGGTAGGTGTTCAGATGATGACAATGAGAATGTCAAAAATGTAGAAGAGGATGATCAAGATGGAGATCCAGAGCATGACATGTGCATGGACGACGATCATGATGATCTGGATCCTGAGTATAAGATTTTCTTGGAAAATTTGAGGGAAGATGGACAATCATATGTACTTGAAGTTGTTACAAACAATGGGATGTCGATGGTTGTAAAGTATGAAGGAGAAAAAGGGTTGTCCGATGGCCTCGTGTTAGACCCTCAAGGAACTTCGAACAGTTGGCAGAGAGATGAGACTGAAACTGCAAATGGACATATTTCTAATATGAGAGAATCGAATATGACTGATGAAGACTACCAGGAATTTCTGAGTTGTCTTAGGAATGATGgtgaaaatattgtatatacCCTTGAAAGTGGCATACCATTAAAATATGAGGAGGATGCAGAGTGTTCAGATGATTTAGAAATAGTTGGAACAGACAAAGATCCATTTTCTAATGGATACTTCACTCCATTCGTAGCTTCTAAATTGGATTCAATT ATCGATCTAGATGCCAAGACATCCAATGGAAGTCTTGGTAGTTATGGCGATTCTCAGTTTAGGAAGAGGCTTatggagattcttagaagtcCCTACAATGCAAATGAGTATGAATACCTTCTACATGAAGTATCTCGCAGAAGGCAAACGGAACGTAACCGAGAATTGCGTAATGGGACAAAATCATATACATTAGATTCTGTCGCTAAGTCTTATCTTGATCAACACCATG ACTTTGCAAGAGAGATCATTTCAGTCGAACACGATCGACGTAGAGTTTTGAATCTGTTACGtggatttttcttttggttGCAA AATTTGGTTCAGAAAGGAGCATTCCAGCCTTGGAAGGACTCATCATGTTTGAATATATTGCCAGAAATGTAA